One Cardiocondyla obscurior isolate alpha-2009 linkage group LG11, Cobs3.1, whole genome shotgun sequence DNA segment encodes these proteins:
- the LOC139106737 gene encoding uncharacterized protein, producing the protein MAGDRKPRHPRGVHRHRAAFDRTYRSTQHISARREEKHFPREDVEKSIIFDLVYKYLSKCADKDMKSRQRKCACNMFNNQHARKKDIRERDIATFPTNVDKGIFHNSNKWLRSRTNKNVFFKRIHRSSSREFVADYMKAVHDGRRRAKFYVRDALLYGLHTGLLSLTNRRRNVVNISRKLGIFPSKDTEKDNEDPL; encoded by the exons ATGGCTGGAGATCGAAAGCCTCGTCACCCAAGAGGTGTTCACCGACATCGCGCTGCATTTGATCGCACATACAG GTCGACGCAGCACATATCGGCACGGCGCGAAGAAAAGCATTTTCCCCGAGAGGACGttgaaaaatcaataatttttgatttagtGTATAAATACTTGAGCAAATGCGCCGACAAGGATATGAAATCGAGACAGCGAAAGTGTGCATGTAATATGTTCAATAACCAacacgcgagaaagaaagatattcGTGAACGTGATATAGCAACGTTTCCTACGAATGTCGATAAAGGAATATTTCATAATAGTAACAAGTGGCTTCGATCGCGGacgaataaaaatgtgttttttaAGAGAATACATAGAAGCTCGTCAAGAGAATTTGTCGCCGATTATATGAAAGCAGTTCACGAtg gACGAAGACGTGCGAAATTCTATGTGCGAGATGCGCTTTTATACGGTTTGCATACGGGATTATTAAGTTTGACTAACCGACGAAGAAACGTTGTAAATATCTCAAGAAAATTAGGAATATTTCCATCGAAAGATACGGAAAAAGATAATGAAGATCCATTGTGA
- the LOC139106734 gene encoding uncharacterized protein has translation MKLLGNEYHFVGSVASLTKRDGCSLDCKGRTTDFLSKRRRNVYNGKNDICDCVRFPIKYPRQNSRLLSSEESYKTSTADHLESSVPIFHSTAVSNVRDTTVHQDEFNAEGRNDRRGAVKTEQRGDHMEPIPGPSRRVLGISSSVPTGNFRKTQMENRKVQRADETNDEDIDSTSDAEVVTRNEYSTNRPFDRSRRITRNQRNEYRHSNDEEVGNDNDDKNDKRGKVEKDDESTEEDSVYEELNARPVRRRTTPREQELKRWIRRCRQECERQRKR, from the coding sequence ATGAAATTACTGGGCAACGAGTATCACTTTGTCGGATCTGTTGCTAGCCTGACAAAGCGGGATGGCTGCTCCTTGGATTGCAAAGGTCGTACAACAGACTTCCTGTCGAAAAGACGAAGAAACGTCTACAATGGAAAAAATGACATATGCGATTGCGTGCGATTTCCCATAAAATATCCCCGACAAAATTCGAGATTACTGTCTTCCGAGGAGTCTTATAAGACTTCTACTGCTGATCATCTCGAGAGCTCTGTGCCAATTTTTCACTCGACCGCTGTATCTAACGTAAGAGATACCACGGTCCATCAGGATGAGTTTAATGCCGAAGGCCGAAATGATCGTCGCGGCGCAGTTAAAACGGAACAACGTGGCGATCACATGGAACCAATTCCTGGACCTTCCAGAAGAGTTTTGGGTATTTCTTCATCAGTTCCTACCGGAAATTTTAGAAAGACGCAAATGGAGAATAGAAAAGTTCAACGTGCGGATGAGACAAACGACGAAGATATAGACTCTACTTCTGACGCTGAAGTGGTTACCCGAAATGAATATTCGACGAATCGACCTTTTGATCGTTCTCGCAGAATCACTAGAAACCAACGAAATGAATATCGTCATAGTAACGATGAAGAAGTCGGAAACGACAACgatgataaaaatgataagagAGGAAAGGTGGAAAAAGATGATGAAAGCACAGAGGAAGACAGTGTATATGAAGAATTAAACGCGCGACCTGTTCGCAGGAGAACCACGCCACGCGAACAAGAATTGAAAAGATGGATTCGACGATGTCGCCAAGAATGTGAGCGAcaaagaaaacgataa